The nucleotide sequence GGCCGTTACCGGCGCGTACCCACCAGAAAGATGTTCGGCCAGGGCCGGTAGGTGCTTTTCAGGGTATCTCGCTTGAACACCTGACCGCCCCGCACAAAGCTGCGCGTGACTTCGATCACGGCGCCGGGCGCGGCCCAGTCCACCTGACGGCGCTGCCCGGCGGGCAGGCTGGCGTCACGCAGCAGGCGGTCAGGGGGGGGCGGCGTGGTGCTGAGGATCCTTGGCGTCCCAATGTCTACGGTGAAGTCGCGGGGCCGACCAAACACGTGAATGCTCAGGCGGGCTTCTTGGTCGTTCCAGTCTGCCTGGAACCACAGGGCGCCTCCGGTGTCGTTGGTGAACTTCAGGTCCTGGCTGGGCTGGTAGATGGTGGCATCCAGGCCCTGCGGCTCGTAGTAGTGCACCTGATAGGAGTGATTTCGCCGCTCGACGATGGGGAGGCCCGCCCCGTACAGGGCTCGGAAGGCGGTGGTGCTGACCTGGCAGATGCCGCCCCCCACGCCGTTCGCGGTGCGCTCTCCGGCGATCACCAGGCCCGTGACGTACCCCGTGCGGGTACTCACCGGTCCGATGAACTCGTTAAAGGAAAAGGTCTTTCCGGTAAACAGCCGGTCTTGGAAATGGCGGGCTCCGACGTGGATATTGGTGATGCGGGCCGCGCTGCTGCCAAAGTAGTTCGTTTCGCCCGTCGCCAGATGCGCGGTGATGCCACGCGAGGCGAAAAAGTCCAGGGTGCGTTTTGGCGCGATCTGTCCGGTCAGCACCACGGTCGCCTTGACGCCTCGCGGGTCTCTTAAGGCGGCCAGGA is from Deinococcus sp. YIM 77859 and encodes:
- a CDS encoding VanW family protein, which encodes MSTPRRPAALLVSLLLSGALAQVDVPALPPPSTPEVTPPVAPPSPAPSRPAPPPPRSARPAPLLITVQTEWPALIDGRKTTVPFTSTLTLPPERVAQLRARGILTQSLEADLKTFLASLPREAQDARFEQLEDGWAVVQRNGLKVDEQQTRANVLAALRDPRGVKATVVLTGQIAPKRTLDFFASRGITAHLATGETNYFGSSAARITNIHVGARHFQDRLFTGKTFSFNEFIGPVSTRTGYVTGLVIAGERTANGVGGGICQVSTTAFRALYGAGLPIVERRNHSYQVHYYEPQGLDATIYQPSQDLKFTNDTGGALWFQADWNDQEARLSIHVFGRPRDFTVDIGTPRILSTTPPPPDRLLRDASLPAGQRRQVDWAAPGAVIEVTRSFVRGGQVFKRDTLKSTYRPWPNIFLVGTRR